A window of the Tropheryma whipplei str. Twist genome harbors these coding sequences:
- a CDS encoding phenylalanine--tRNA ligase subunit beta: protein MAVLRVPVSWLLEYVHTQTGFVGETGIRSDTRRTHTDCPVAEDILESLLSVGFEGEILDRPELSGPIVVGRVLDFTEEVHSNGKTIRWCKVRVCAPVQPNNTPLSKDCNPSTQTGNFSNADTNSALETRDIVCGASNFSKGDLVVVTLPGSNLPGGFHVTARKVYGHLSDGMIASEKELGVGDNHDGILRLAEVFQGDELSKIREGDNALDLLALTDSAVAVSITPDRGYAMSIRGIAREYALANNIPFSDPLPDDVLPAGGLSIDLRCKPNAFFTLLIQEIENNQTPQWMVRRLQLAGIRSVCPVVDITNYVMVETGQPLHAYDYDAIQGSLCVRTADKKETLDTIDGRRLELHTDDLVVADANGVLSLAGVIGGSRSRVTSDTKRILLEAGNFNPIDISLSSRRHKLYTEASARFARSVDILIAQRALARAAELIRDLASGDITELGSAYINYTQQSPILLSTLDIERVVGCCFTREEIMSSLRAIGCDVSCDSDHSTPDTQVMLVTPPSFRADLVNVQDLAEEVIRVIGFNRIPSLRLSVPHREQPLQSQQYKLENGKLENGYTLSPVTPPRTPPVTFEQRRLLGQSLAACGHVEVICYPFVNLAAAGICHIDVTHNPDSTHNPDSGSDPIIPTGVTRITEPGSSGVSGPGNVGVKEKCSADTSIEHAPTTRAISLHNPIDATEGYLRRSLIPGLLQCAHRNLSRGLCDLSIFEIGRVFLGQLRTSNLIGCNSDSTCNACSRKNTIESMNEVYQPYTVSVLQTGSAIQKQPYTEGRKYDLADVFDSARQIARGLGVDFHFVQDKHPAFHPGRCAKVICKHHHIGYTGQILPTLANKHNLPDNVFACEINLDLVAQLGCSQEIVKTLPTSPAATQHLTLTLGNNIAAASVISVVKEGAGELLEDIRLIDEYKHEESDKKSLTFAMRFRDKEKTLTAQRVNLAKENAVRLASSKFGAIMRR from the coding sequence ATGGCGGTCCTTAGGGTTCCTGTATCTTGGCTCTTAGAATACGTTCATACTCAGACTGGCTTTGTCGGCGAGACTGGTATACGTTCTGATACGCGACGCACTCACACGGACTGTCCGGTAGCGGAAGACATTCTAGAATCACTTTTAAGTGTCGGGTTTGAAGGTGAAATACTTGATCGGCCTGAACTGTCAGGACCTATAGTTGTTGGTCGAGTACTCGACTTCACAGAGGAGGTTCACTCAAATGGCAAAACAATACGATGGTGCAAAGTTCGGGTCTGCGCCCCAGTCCAGCCTAACAATACGCCCCTCAGTAAAGATTGTAATCCTTCGACCCAAACGGGAAATTTCTCTAATGCAGATACGAATTCTGCATTAGAGACACGGGATATCGTCTGTGGTGCAAGTAACTTTTCTAAAGGCGACTTAGTTGTTGTAACCCTGCCAGGATCTAATCTCCCCGGCGGATTTCACGTTACCGCACGGAAAGTCTATGGCCATCTTTCCGACGGGATGATAGCTTCAGAAAAGGAGCTTGGCGTGGGTGACAATCATGACGGAATACTCCGGCTTGCCGAAGTATTTCAGGGAGATGAGCTGTCAAAAATTCGTGAGGGTGATAATGCCCTCGACTTGCTGGCCTTGACCGATTCTGCTGTAGCAGTGAGTATTACCCCTGACAGGGGTTACGCCATGTCGATCAGGGGTATCGCCAGAGAGTACGCCCTTGCAAATAACATACCCTTTAGTGATCCCTTGCCAGATGATGTTTTGCCCGCGGGCGGACTTAGTATTGACCTACGGTGTAAGCCAAACGCATTTTTCACTCTTCTTATACAGGAGATAGAAAATAATCAAACTCCACAATGGATGGTCCGCCGATTACAACTTGCCGGCATAAGGTCAGTGTGCCCTGTCGTTGATATAACAAACTACGTGATGGTTGAGACAGGTCAGCCTCTGCATGCCTACGATTACGATGCCATACAGGGCTCTCTTTGTGTTCGCACAGCAGATAAAAAAGAAACACTGGATACTATCGATGGAAGACGGTTAGAACTACATACAGATGATCTGGTTGTTGCTGATGCAAATGGAGTGTTATCGCTCGCCGGGGTTATTGGAGGCAGTAGGTCTAGGGTTACTAGTGACACAAAGAGAATTCTGCTTGAAGCAGGTAACTTCAACCCTATTGATATCTCTCTATCATCCCGTCGGCATAAATTATACACTGAGGCATCGGCCCGATTTGCACGAAGTGTTGATATTCTGATTGCTCAGCGTGCCTTGGCTCGCGCTGCAGAACTTATACGTGATTTGGCCAGCGGGGATATCACAGAGCTAGGTAGTGCATACATCAATTACACCCAACAATCACCCATACTTTTAAGCACACTTGATATTGAACGTGTGGTGGGTTGTTGTTTTACGCGGGAGGAAATTATGTCCTCGTTGCGCGCGATTGGCTGTGATGTTTCTTGCGATTCTGACCACTCAACACCCGATACACAAGTTATGCTTGTCACCCCCCCAAGTTTTAGGGCCGATCTGGTTAATGTTCAAGATTTGGCAGAAGAAGTTATTCGCGTAATTGGCTTTAACCGCATTCCATCACTGCGCTTGTCAGTTCCCCATCGCGAGCAGCCACTTCAATCTCAACAATACAAGTTAGAAAACGGCAAGTTAGAAAACGGTTATACACTCTCGCCAGTCACCCCGCCTAGGACCCCGCCGGTGACTTTCGAGCAACGAAGGCTGCTTGGGCAGTCACTGGCTGCATGTGGGCATGTTGAGGTTATATGTTATCCATTCGTCAATTTAGCTGCTGCAGGCATATGCCATATTGATGTCACACATAACCCGGATTCCACACATAACCCGGATTCAGGGAGTGACCCAATAATCCCAACTGGCGTAACGCGTATCACGGAACCCGGTTCAAGCGGTGTCTCTGGCCCGGGCAATGTTGGTGTTAAAGAGAAGTGTTCGGCTGACACTTCAATAGAGCACGCCCCAACCACAAGGGCAATATCATTACATAATCCTATTGATGCAACAGAAGGGTATCTGAGGCGCAGTCTCATACCGGGGCTTTTGCAGTGCGCTCACAGGAATTTATCACGCGGATTGTGCGACCTTAGTATTTTTGAAATCGGTCGCGTTTTTCTTGGGCAACTCCGCACATCAAACTTGATAGGCTGTAATTCGGATAGTACCTGCAATGCTTGTTCGCGTAAAAACACCATCGAGTCAATGAATGAGGTGTATCAGCCATATACAGTCTCGGTCCTACAAACAGGTTCCGCAATTCAAAAGCAGCCTTACACAGAAGGACGTAAGTACGATTTGGCTGATGTGTTTGATTCCGCCCGGCAAATTGCCCGGGGCCTTGGGGTAGATTTTCATTTCGTACAGGATAAACACCCCGCTTTTCATCCAGGGCGTTGCGCTAAGGTTATCTGTAAACATCACCATATAGGTTATACCGGGCAAATCCTGCCAACTTTGGCTAACAAGCATAATCTTCCTGACAATGTGTTTGCGTGTGAAATAAATCTGGATCTTGTTGCGCAGCTTGGATGCTCGCAGGAAATTGTAAAAACCCTTCCTACAAGTCCTGCTGCAACTCAGCACCTTACTCTGACACTCGGCAATAATATCGCTGCTGCAAGTGTTATATCAGTTGTCAAAGAAGGCGCCGGTGAACTCTTGGAAGATATAAGGCTTATTGACGAATACAAACACGAAGAATCCGATAAAAAATCCCTAACATTTGCGATGCGCTTTAGAGATAAGGAAAAGACGCTTACTGCACAGCGAGTTAACCTTGCAAAAGAGAATGCCGTTCGACTTGCTTCATCTAAGTTCGGCGCGATTATGCGGCGATAG